Below is a window of Thermus neutrinimicus DNA.
CTTGTCCCCCGTGGCCAAGGCGGCCGCCATGCGTTCCAAGCGGCCCAGCACCAACCTTCCCGCCTCCAGAAGGTCTTCCTTGCCCTCGGGACTAAAGGTGAGGCCCTGCGCCCAAAGCTTCTCTGCCTGCCGCACCACCCGGCGCACCAGATCCCCCAGGTGTTCAAGCTCGCTGGCCGCCACGAAAAACCGCACCGCCCGCTCGTCTTGGGTGCGGGTGGAAAGCTCGGCGGTGTAGAGGACCACCTCCCGGGTAAGCCGGTCCACCTTGTCCTCCAGGGCCAAAAGCTCCGCCTCACCCCCCTCCTCCTGGGCCAGGATCCGTACCGCCCGCACCAGCATGTCCCTCACGGCATCCGCCACCCGGCCCAGCTCCCGCTGCACCAGGGCGTAGGCCAGGCTAGGGGTTTGCAGGGCCTCGAGGGAAAGGTATTTGGGGCTTACGGTGCGGCGGGGAAAGAGGGTTTCCACAAGGCGCAGGTAACGCTCCTGAAGGGGCAGAAAACCGAGGGCATAGGCCAGGTGGCTTAGAAGGTGGAGCCCCACCACCCCTAGGCCCGCCAGGGGCCAAAGCAAAAGCAAAAAGGGCAGGGAAAGGAGAAAGCGATGCCCCAAAAGGGCGACCCCTAGGGCCCACCCTTCCCGCCTGCCCCCCAAGGCCGCCAGAAAAAGGGCCCCAGATGCCCCCACCCCTGCCCCCAGGGTCAAGGCCATGCTTCCTTCGTGTCCCAAAAGGGGCAGAAGGGCCAGGGCCAGGGCCGCCACCCCGTTGGCGGTTCCCAGAAAAAAGGCCAGGAGGGCCCCCACCAGGTATAAGGCCCCTGGACCAGGGTTCAGAAGGCCTAAAAGGGGCGCAAAAGACCTGGCTCCCTGACCCATCTCCAAAAACCCCAGGAAAAGAAGGCCCAACCCCAAGAGCACTAGCCCTCCGCTTCGGCCTCCCCGAAAAAGGAAAAGGGGAAGGCCCAAAGCCAAAAGGACCTCGGCCACCTCCCGTTGCGCCAGGGCCACCACCCCCACCCAGGCGCTGGCCCCCGCGGTGGCGGCCAAGGAAAGGAGGGCGGCCTGCCCCAGGGAAAGGATTCCGCCCTCCAAAAGCCCCAAGGCGAGAAGGGAAAGGCCGGTGCCGCTACCCGAGAGAAGCCCCAGGAGAAAACCGGAGAGGAAAAGG
It encodes the following:
- a CDS encoding PhoU domain-containing protein, with the protein product MGFLAGLALLLLGLHLIGEGLSAVKGKRYLLARAFSKPGSLFLSGFLLGLLSGSGTGLSLLALGLLEGGILSLGQAALLSLAATAGASAWVGVVALAQREVAEVLLALGLPLFLFRGGRSGGLVLLGLGLLFLGFLEMGQGARSFAPLLGLLNPGPGALYLVGALLAFFLGTANGVAALALALLPLLGHEGSMALTLGAGVGASGALFLAALGGRREGWALGVALLGHRFLLSLPFLLLLWPLAGLGVVGLHLLSHLAYALGFLPLQERYLRLVETLFPRRTVSPKYLSLEALQTPSLAYALVQRELGRVADAVRDMLVRAVRILAQEEGGEAELLALEDKVDRLTREVVLYTAELSTRTQDERAVRFFVAASELEHLGDLVRRVVRQAEKLWAQGLTFSPEGKEDLLEAGRLVLGRLERMAAALATGDKALAEGVLSGEGEVAAFLDRLRRAHLSRLESGKAESRATTLAHLDLLITLEEVSGGVDRLCRLVLEL